A region of the Callithrix jacchus isolate 240 chromosome 5, calJac240_pri, whole genome shotgun sequence genome:
ctggataacttttgtgtttttagtagagacagggtttcaccactttggccaggctggtcttgaactcctcctaacttcaggtgatccacccacctcggcctcccaaagtgctgggattacaggcgtgagccaccgcgcccggccttgatgtttgttttttttttgagacggagtttcgctcttgttacccaggctggagtgcaatggcgcgatctcggctcaccgaaacctccgcctcctgggtttaagcaattctcctgcctcagcctcctgagtagctgggactacaggcgcacgccaccatgcccagctaatttttgtatttttagtagagacaaggtttcaccatgttgaccaggatggtctcgatatcttgacctcgtgatccacccgcctcggcctcccaaagtgctgggattataggcgtgagccaccgcgcccggccgataattatttttaactgaaattttatataagaCTGCAGACTCTTGTCCTATTTTCAAAACTGCAGAAGCACTGCTAGCAtcttattaaaatgaaatcacTTCTCGGTAGCAAGAACTGGACCGGGTTCACAACAGATGTCATACTTTAGACTGGGTACCCAAGCTCTTTACTTTGCAATCTTTAAAGGAGGAGAATCTATGTATTACAAATAAACATTTCCATAAACCAATCTTTGATCACAACAAGTCTGTAATACTTTCTGGATCACACCCACTTTCACAAAAATCCCAATTTTGGGTATGGCTTTATTTTCTAAAGCGATGTGGCGGGGGAGGCGGAGAATTAACAAAGACTTCCTCCTCCATGTCAAGCACGAAACGTGGTGCTTTGAAATCTACTATCTGACTTGCAGTGCAGAACGCAAGAGAAAGTTACGATTTATACGTATTATGAGCAACACATCATGAAATAGGTTTCTCCCGACCAAACTAAAAATAGTAACTCCGCCCACTCGTTCTCCGTCCCTTTAGCTTGCTTGCTTTTTGGCCAGGGCACTCAACCCTCACTAGTATTTTCATTATTCCATGGCCCTTTCCCTGTTCCCAGACTCCCAGGCCGTAAGCATATAAAGAGCCTTAGTCCCCGCGACCGCGACTGGCAGTGTTGGAGTCAATCCGCTGGAACGCCTGCCACGAGATGAAAGGAACAACGAAAAAAACTACTTCAGATCCCGGTGAGGGTCACTTCCAAGAAAGGCTCGGCAGTACCTGGTACTGCGACAGGGCGGGCTCTTCACCGCCGCCGTTGGGGCCCCGAAGGCGAACGACTAAGAAGGAGCTGTCTTCTCGGTCCCACAGGAAGAGCTCTCCGCCAAGGCCAAAGACCATGTTTCTTGTCAGCAACTGCGACGGCGGCGATGAAGGTAATGACGAAGAAGCTGGTTTCTCAGCTTCGGCTGGGCTCTGGTTTTTCAGTCCCTCCCGGAGCCGCAAAAACACTACATGGTTAGGAAGCCAGGTCTGCCACAGGTCGCCGTCGCCCACAGGGCCCTCAACGGCCGCCATCTTAGCCCAGCTGCTCCCCTCGCTCCAGTCGCTCAACCCGCTGATGAGCGCAGCCAGTCCGCGGCCGTCCAGTCACTGCTTCGGCCAATCACCGAGCAGCTGGCCCGGAAGCTCGAGAGGCTCGTGTCAGAGGAGGGGTGAAAGCGAGGCCAAGCCCATCAGGCAGCGGGGTCGCCAAGGGAAAGCCAATCACCAGCCCAGAATTATTTCTGAAGCCCAAGGGGGCGGGACGAGAAATCAACGGAATAGTGGTGTTGCTCGAGGTTTCGCACCTGGGGAGAGACAGACTTGTGTATCTAATTGCCTATTTGAAACCTCCATCTGGGTAAACCCAGGCATCCAGAAGTTTCCCTCAAGACTTGGGCCGGGCGCattggctcacgcatgtaatcccagcactttgggaggccacggcgggtggatcacgaagtcaggagttcaagacaagcttggctaagacggtgaaaccccgtctctactaaaaatacaaaaaatcagccgggcatggtggcagacgcctgtgatcccagccactcgggaggcggaggcagagaactgcctgaacccgagaggcgggggttgcagtgagccgagaacgcgccactgtactccagcctgggagacagagcgaatcttaaaaaaaaaaaaagaaaagaaaaaagacttaccTCCTCCACTGCAGGTTGGGCTAGCCTCACACGTTTCGCTTGGATACTTAAATGTGTATCCACGTGGAGCCGGCCTGTAAGACAACACTTCCCAGAATACCCTGCGATCCAATCGCGGTCGACGCCCAAAAGCTACAACTCCCAGGGGTCTGTGTGCCGCCAGGGGCGGGGCTTGCGCCGTTGTCACCCGAGAAGAGGCGATGGCGGAGTCGATGAGGTCTCCGCGCCGCTCCCTGTATAAACTGGTGGGCTCGCCGCCTTGGAAAGAGGCTTTTCGGCAGGTGGGTGTTTGGGCCGTGAACACTACCCCAGTCTGGCCCGGCTACCCCCGTCTTCTCTGCCTTTGCCTTAGTCCTGTCCTGTGGAGCAGGCGCCGGAGCGCCTGGCGGCTAATGGAAGCGGATCTCAAACCCAGGCCTCCTGACTGTGGAGTGTGGTATTAGCCTGGGTCAGCCCAGTGCTAGAAAGCCTTAGTTTCGgattcagttttgttttaaatttgagtGTGGTCATGACATCACCCTTTGCACCTCTGCAATAAGACTATCTACTGTTGCTGCGGAGGTGACCACGGAGAGAGGTGCTTTGTATACGTTCGTCTTGTGAGGTACAGATGATTTCTACTCTAGAGAGTagtaaactgaggcttagaagaACGCTCCACCTCAGTTCTGGCCTCTCCTGAACACAGTATGGTTGCTAGTAAGTAATATTATCCAAGCAAGTAAGCCAACACAAGAAAGATAGCAGATACAGCAGACTTTCGCAGCTTTGACAATGGACATTTTGAGGGAGATGTTTACTTGTTGTGGAGGGCTGTTTAAGCCACATCTctagcctctacccactagatgctaaTAGGCCTACAACTAgaattgtgacaaccaaaaatgtctccaagcATTGCCAAATGTTCCTTGGGGGACAAAACCTCCCTGAGTTCAGAAACGCTGTTGTGCAGGAAGGCCGTTACCACGGCCACATCTAGAGTAGCAAGAATTTGGAAGGAATGTAAATGTTCTGTAATAGGACATTGGATGCTGAGATACTATGCACATGACCATTAAGGAAACTGGcactgaagataaaataaaaaatatggttatatgtaaatacatgtaCAAAGCATTGTAATTGTATGTATCTCTACAgaggaaaatgcaaaaataacACTAGTTAATAGTATGGTTGACATTTTGTGTCTGTAAACTTTCTTTACTATTTTCCCAACTAATGTAagagtgttttttaaaagtagaaatgcttttttttttttcttctcatcttgCTCTTTTTCAAGAGATGCCTGGAGAGAATGAGAAACAGCCGGGACAGGGTCCTAAACAGGTACCGCCAGGCTGGAAGCAGTATGCCTGGGAAGGCTCAGAACACCTTTCTAGTGCAAGAGGTGATGGAAGAAGAGTGGAATGCTTTGCAGTCAGTGGAGAATTGTCCAGAAGACTTGGCTCAGGTCAGGCTGGGCTGTTTTCAGGGAGGGGGACTACACTACCAAGAACTGCTAGGGTCCTCTTTTTTACTTGTTTACTTGAGTCCTCTAAATCCACCACCCCCCTACCCCCATTTAGAATTTGACAGCCTTTAACCCAGGCTTTTCTTAATATTAGAAAACTACCCTTAATATTAGACTTGTCTAGATGAATTGTTATGAAATACCAGACTGTAGACCTGCTCATCACTGCAACATCATCATCTAtgaaactaaaaagaaagaaatttcacttCTTGCCTCTACCCTTGGGCATAGACAGgaatatctttccttttcttttctttttttttttttgttttttgttttttgtcttgctctgtcgcccaggctggagtgccatggcatgatcttggctcactacaacttctgcttctctgattcaagcaattctcctgcctcagcctcccaagtagctgggattacaaatgtgtgtcaacatgcctggctaattttttttctatttttagcagggaaggggtgtcactgtgttggccaggcgggtcacAAACagctgacctgaagtgatctgcccacctcaggacTCTCTTTCTAAAAAGGTCTCCAGAAACTTTCTGATTCTAATCTCAGCCAGCATTGAGAGCCATGTGTGGAAAGGAAACCATTTATAGTGTTTGAGGAAGAGCACTGgactggaagtcaggagttccagaattCAAATCCTGGTTTGGCTATGACTCTTAACTTCAATCTGCCTCTTTGAGGTTTagttttcacatttataaaatggagaagaTAATGTTGTCAGCATTGTAAAAGACTATGTAAGAAAATGTGGGCAACTATTTGAAATCATCAATGCACTGTGTAATAATGATGCATTATTCAGTGGCTTTTATGTGTTCTACAATACACCAATGTTTGCCATATTAGCACTGCAATTAGTACTCACAGTAACCCTTTCAGATAGATTTTATTCCCAATTTATAGAGGCCAAAACTGAGATTTGCAGAGACTAGAAACTTTTCCTGTGGTTATATGGCCTTGGAAGAATATGTACTTAACTTCTACCCTATATCATCTCTCCAAAATTGGGTACCATTATTTTGTCACTGGGTAGTTGGATCATTTGTTGATGACTTCTCAGCATGACAGCATTACCCCACTGTCAGCATATTCTGCAGGAGGACTGGACTGATTTTGTCCAGCAAATCTAGGTTCTTCAAGCCAGCTTCCAAGTATGAATCTCTGTGGGGCTTAGTTGGTTATTAATACTTCAACTTCTGATTCCTCCACTTTCTCTTCCAGTTGGAGGAGCTGATAGACATGGCTGTGCTGGAGGAAATCCAACAGGAGCTGATCGAGCAAGGTAACCCCTAAGAGTAGTCCTTCCTTACCTAAATTTAGCTACCAGAATGCTGTGACCTTTCCTCCAGTCAGGATTGGTTCATAAGTCCCCTTGTCTACTTCCATCAATCAAGTATCCAAAAGGCTTCTTTTGTACTCTGATGTCTTGGGTGTCTATCTTCCCAATAATAAGGGTCTCCAGGGTGCTAGGCTTTGTGCTATAAACTTCTCATTTAATGACACTTTTCTCCATGTGACTATCCAGGAATAACATAGTAGTATTAGAATAGAAGGTGGTGTTCTCATGCAGAtcatacagctagtaagtggagGAGATGGGAAGCAAAATGAGTTGTGTGAATCCAGTTCTCATGTTTATTCTACCATCCTGCCTCTTTATTAATGGGTTAATAGTTTGCTGacagtggtggcttatgcctgtaatcccagcactttgagaggctgaggcaggagtattgcttgaggccacTTCAAGACCACCATGAGCAAtgtaacaagaccctgtctctacaaaaataaaaaaaatcagctgggtgtgatagcacatACTACTTGTAGCCTCCTTCAGCcagaaggcttaggcaggagatcactcgagcccaagagtttaaggttACAGTCAGCTATAATTGtatcacctcactccagcctggctgacaaagtgagatcctgtctcttaaaaaaaaaaaaggcaacttgcCACCTTACAAGATACAGTGACAGTGCATGGTCAGATCCCTTGACCTGTTCATTTTAAGTGCTGCATTCTCTATTAACTCCTCAGGGCCTTGTGAGCATTGACTCCTTGAGGTAGGTGTCCATAGCACTGTGTAGATAGCCTTATATAGTTAAGACGTTTATTCCATGTAGCCCGGATTTGAAtaggctttgtttttttgtttttcgagacagggtctctgcccaggctagagtgcagtggcgagatcacggcccatggcagccttgacctcctgggctcaagtgattttcccacctcagccttctgaatagctgggatcagaggcatgtggcaccacccctggctaatttttttttttagctaaagATGGtaaaaatgagacaaaaaattattttttatatttttttgagacaagttcttgctgtgttgcccaggctggagtacagtggtgtgatcatggctcattgtggCTTCATCCTCctaggctcaaccaatcctcccatcttagcctcctgagtagctgggactgcaggtgtgcaccaccgtgaccagctaacttttttattttttgtagaaacaaggtctcactctgttgcccaggctggtcacaaactcctccctggtctcaagtgatacttcccatctcagcctcccagagtgttgagatgacaggcgtgagccaacatgcctagcctaatttttttttttttttttgtagagacaggtctcactgtgttgtgcaggctggtcttgaacacctggactcaaatgatcctcctacctcagcctcccaaactattgGGATTAAAGACATGAACCATGGCCCCCAGCCTTAGGCTTCCTTTTGATGACCTGTACAATGGAGATAATACCCTCTAAGTTTGTTGTAAGGCTTAAACAACGAAGACTTAGTgcattgcctggcacatagagaGCTTTCAGTAATCAACAGCTTAATAGCTAGTGAGGCAAGAGCACATACTGTTGAGTCATACCTCTAAGACTGACTTGGCTTTACCACTTTAATTTGTGTGGGACTGAGCAAAGCACTTAatttccctgtgcctcagtttcttcacctttgaaataaggataataatagtgAAGAAGTTAACATATGTAAGGGACTTAAAATAGCATTTGACACATAAAGTGCCATGCAAGTGTTACTTGTTATGACTGTTGCTATTGATTCCAGTTAGACTATAAATTCTTTAAGTTATcatctttttaaattgattttcccTTTCCCCCACCTACAAAATCTATCTTAGTGGTGAAACATAAGACTCACCAAATGTTTATTTGGGGGCATATTTAACTGTTAAATCTGAAGTGACAAGGATTTACTGTGTTGTGCTTACTCAGCCATAAGGAACATTCTAAAGCAGAGGTTGACAGACTTTTTGTGAAGagccagatagcaaatattttactttacagACCATGTGATGGTCTCTGGCACAACTTCTCAACTCTTCAGTTCCAGTGGAAAAGCAGTTACAGTGACTACATAAACAAATAAGCGTGGCTGTAGTTTTTTTACTCCTTCCCTAATATCTAGACTGTCAGCTCAAGAACAGGTcagtctttttcatctttgtgcCCCCTGTGACTAGCACATACTAGGTACTGTTGaatgtttgctgagtgaatgagCACACAGATTCTGAACTACACAGATTTCAAGTATGTGGACATACTTGGAAAACAGATCACTTTTGATTCAGCAGGGTTGTCCTGGCATCAGAAatcagttctctctctcttttttttttaacacatagtcttgctctgttgcccaggtggaagTACTGtagcgcaatctctgctcactgcaacctccgcctcccgggtttaagcattcctcctgcctcagcctcccgagtagctgggattacaggtgtgcaccaccatgccctgctaattttttgtattttttagtagagatgaggtttcaaccaggctggtttggaactcctggcctcaagtgatttgcctgccttggcctcccaaagtgctaggattacaggcgtgagctacggcGCCTGGCCAGCCATCAGTTCTCTTTGTCAGCTTTCTTTAGTTCCCTGTGGGACCCTGATATTGCATATGCTCCTATGGCCTCTGGAGATGTGTGTGAAAATTGTCTTCTTGTGTCTTAGCCTACTTCTTGTGCTCACAAAAAGGGgacagagaggagggagagggattCAACAATCCAGCCTGAGAGCGGTAAAAACCAGTGACTGGTATTGTGTTACTGCCCAAATATTTCCCTTGTGTGATGGAAGCCTTTGGAAGTGAAGCTTAGAATTAAATACAGGGCAACCTGAAGCATGGTGAAGCACTCCAATTGCCTTTGCCTTGCAGAGCAGTCCATCATCAGCGAGTATGAGAAGAGCTTGCAGTTTGATGAAAAGTGTCTCAGTGTCATGC
Encoded here:
- the RPAIN gene encoding RPA-interacting protein isoform X2 produces the protein MAESMRSPRRSLYKLVGSPPWKEAFRQRCLERMRNSRDRVLNRYRQAGSSMPGKAQNTFLVQEVMEEEWNALQSVENCPEDLAQLEELIDMAVLEEIQQELIEQEQSIISEYEKSLQFDEKCLSVMLAEWEANPLICPVCTKYNLRITGGVVVCQCGLSIPSHSSELTEQKLRACLEGSINEHSAHCPHTPEFSVTGGTEEKSSLLMSCLACDTWAVIL
- the RPAIN gene encoding RPA-interacting protein isoform X3, with the protein product MAESMRSPRRSLYKLVGSPPWKEAFRQRCLERMRNSRDRVLNRYRQAGSSMPGKAQNTFLVQEVMEEEWNALQSVENCPEDLAQLEELIDMAVLEEIQQELIEQEQSIISEYEKSLQFDEKCLSVMLAEWEANPLICPVCTKFEDPGLVAMMLWDPNSASRYNLRITGGVVVCQCGLSIPSHACDTWAVIL
- the RPAIN gene encoding RPA-interacting protein isoform X4, with protein sequence MAESMRSPRRSLYKLVGSPPWKEAFRQRCLERMRNSRDRVLNRYRQAGSSMPGKAQNTFLVQEVMEEEWNALQSVENCPEDLAQLEELIDMAVLEEIQQELIEQEQSIISEYEKSLQFDEKCLSVMLAEWEANPLICPVCTKYNLRITGGVVVCQCGLSIPSHACDTWAVIL
- the RPAIN gene encoding RPA-interacting protein isoform X6; translated protein: MAESMRSPRRSLYKLVGSPPWKEAFRQRCLERMRNSRDRVLNRYRQAGSSMPGKAQNTFLVQEVMEEEWNALQSVENCPEDLAQLEELIDMAVLEEIQQELIEQGGSTVAQSLLTATSASRV
- the RPAIN gene encoding RPA-interacting protein isoform X1, giving the protein MAESMRSPRRSLYKLVGSPPWKEAFRQRCLERMRNSRDRVLNRYRQAGSSMPGKAQNTFLVQEVMEEEWNALQSVENCPEDLAQLEELIDMAVLEEIQQELIEQEQSIISEYEKSLQFDEKCLSVMLAEWEANPLICPVCTKFEDPGLVAMMLWDPNSASRYNLRITGGVVVCQCGLSIPSHSSELTEQKLRACLEGSINEHSAHCPHTPEFSVTGGTEEKSSLLMSCLACDTWAVIL
- the RPAIN gene encoding RPA-interacting protein isoform X7, producing MAESMRSPRRSLYKLVGSPPWKEAFRQRCLERMRNSRDRVLNRYRQAGSSMPGKAQNTFLVQEVMEEEWNALQSVENCPEDLAQLEELIDMAVLEEIQQELIEQGL
- the RPAIN gene encoding RPA-interacting protein isoform X5, producing MAESMRSPRRSLYKLVGSPPWKEAFRQRCLERMRNSRDRVLNRYRQAGSSMPGKAQNTFLVQEVMEEEWNALQSVENCPEDLAQLEELIDMAVLEEIQQELIEQEQSIISEYEKSLQFDEKCLSVMLAEWEANPLICPVCTKLVILGL